DNA from Rubripirellula lacrimiformis:
CCACTGATACTGGGCCACCTGTCGTTTGGTCTCTACAATGCCGCGGTCGCCGCAGCAGGCGATCGTCCCATTCTTTCACTCCGGAGTCATCACCATGTTTTATCACAGTGTTCATTTTTGGTTGCGCGACGGGGTCGGCGAAGCAGAGCGTCAGCAAGTGATCGAAGGGGTCAAGAGCCTGGGCAACAGCCCCAACATGGAATCGGCACGCGTTGGAGTGCCCGCAATGACCGATCGAGCGGTGGTTGACAATTCGTATAGCATCCAGCTGATCGCCGTGTTTGCCGACAAAGCGGCACATGATCGATACCAAAGCACCGACGACGAAGTGCATCAAGCGTTCATCGCCAACTTCAAGCCCTACTGGACCAAGGTCGTCATTTACGACTCGTTGGACGCTTAAAGGCCCGTGCCGCCGATGCGTTCGGCTGCCGCCCGCCGATGCAATCGTATCAATACTTTCCGTTGGTGCCGAACATGTCTTTCTTCGATGGACGCGGTCGAATTCGGACGCTGTGATCGGGTTCGCCAGTCACGCGGTCGAATTCGTCGGGGGTTCGGCGAGACGGTACATAATCGTTCGTTTCGTCGGTCCACTTTGCCAACGCTTGGGTCAAACGCTGCTTGACCGACGCGTATGCCGGGTCATTGATTCGGTTGTTCAGTTCGCCCGGGTCGCGTTCCAGGTCAAACAGTTCCCACTGTGGCCGCGGTGATCGAAAACACGCTTGTTGTTCGGGCGACAGAGTTCCCGCTTTTTGCATCTGCAACATGTTCTGCCAACTGAGTCCGCGTCCGGCATCCGCGGATGGCGTCGGTGGCAGGTCGACATAATCGTTGCGGATCAACTTGAATCGCTGGGTCGTGATGCATCGGGCGTGATCTTCGTAGTCGTGCCAGTGATCTTCGGCAAACGCGAACTGGCGGTGCGGTTGTTCAGGGTTCCACAACACCTTGGCAAAGCTCTGGCCTTCATTGGCCATCGCATTGGCGCCGGCAAGTTCCAGGAAGGTTGCGGCGATATCGACGCTGCTGACCAAGGCTTCGGTGGTTCCACCCGCTTTGACCTTCGCAGGCCAGCGAACGATCCAAGGGGTTCGGATTCCCCCGTCGTAGAGCGTCGTCTTGTCGCGTGGGAACGGGCGTCCATTGTCGCTGATGAACAGGATCAGTGTTTCGTCATCGACGTTCTGCTGCTTCAGTTTGGCGACCACCTTGCCCACGTAGGTATCCAGTCGCCCGATTTCGTCATAGTAAAGCCGCAGGTCTTCACGCACATCGGCCGTGTCGGGCAAGTGCGCCGGTACGATGACATCATCACGGCTGTGGGGTGGGTCCAGTGATCCTTCGGTGTACTCGCGATGGGGGTCCAGTGCGGCTAGCCATAGAAAGAAGGGTTGGTCACGAGGACGTTCTTCAATCGCTCTTTCCCAATCTTTACATCCGCTGGGTTGGGATGCGACCATCTTGGCGGGTTCACCATCCTTGCTAGACGGTAGCACGAATCCGGCCGCGTCCGCCTCGTAGATGCGGTCAAAGTGGTCGCGAACCGCGTCGCCCAAGTGCCACTTCCCGGCCGCCGCTGTGTAGTAGCCGCTGTGCTGGAGCCGCTTGGAAAATGTTTCGGAATCTTTCGGCAGCGGCCAATGCAACTGTTCGGCCCCTGTGTTGTGAGGATACTTTCCGGTCAGGATGCTTGAACGCGATGGGCTGCACGAATTGGTGGTCAGATAGGCGTGTTCGAACTGCAACCCATCGGTTGCCAAACGATCAATGTTCGGAGTCCGGATCGCAGGGTGCCCGTAGGCTCCGCAATCATTCCAGTTCATGTCGTCGGCGATGATCAGCACAAGGTTGGGGCGATCTTCATTGGCCATGACACTTGGAACGCCCAGGCCAATCAAAAGAAGTGCAATTGGTAGGTTCAGGCCGCGGTTGTGCATGGATGATCCTTGTGGAAAAGCAGTGGGGCCAGCGGTACGCCAGCCAGTAGGCAGGGCAGGGCAGGGCAGAGAAGCGTGGGGGCATGATTTTGTTCCACCCCATCGACTGCTCAAGCCCGCGATCGAATCAATGATAGTCGCCGATGGCGATCGGCAGCAGAGGTTGCCGTAGGATCCCAGCAATCCGGCGGCTTCCGTCACTAGAGTCGGCCCCACCACCTGGCGATGGAATTCGGCCGGTTCGGATCGCTCGCCGCTGCCACAGAAACAGTGGTCCGCAAGGGTGGCTGCGATAGCCGGCCAGGCCGTTTCGGGGGCGCGCAAGCGAGGTTGAATGGGATTTGAACGCAAAGGCGAGCGATCGGGGCCGTGCCCCGTGACCCAGATCGCTGCGCCTCTACCCGTGCGTCCTTGCAAGGGAGTGCGTGTCGCACATCTCTTTCCTCGGTCAGGCCCGATCCAATGGTTCCCGGACCCTATTTAGTAGTATCGGGACCATGCTTGGGTTAATCTATGCGGCGATCGCCCCATCTTTCCCCCCCGAATCGGTCTTCAGTTTCCACCGTGCCATCCCGCGACCAATCTTCGGACACTCCGCCATCGGCTGAAGCCGATCTCCCGCCGCTGGATGCCGCTTCGCTGTGGGCTGCTTTCTCGCAGACCAAAGGTGTCGGCGTCAGCATCACCGACGCCCAGGGGCGATTGTTGTTCGTCAACGATACCGCGATGGTGTTGTTTTCGAAAACGGCAGAGATCGCGTACCAGGGAAAATGCATCAGCGATTTTCATTCGCCCGAATACGTTGCCGAGCGATTGGCGATGATTGGCCGTGTGTTGCACGAGGGCCGGCCTTTGTCGATGCAGCATATCTATCACGGAAAGAAAATCTGTTCGACAGTCTGGCCGATTCGCGATTCGCAGCCGCCCTATGACCGGGTGGTGGTGATCAGCCGAACCGATTCCGGCGACGGCATGATGATTCCCGAAGTGGCCGAACAGGTCAGTACCGAGTTCATTGACTTGGGCCCGCTAAGCGTCTTGACTCGCCGCGAGGTCGAAGTCGCAGTGCTGCTGGGCCATGGGATGAGCGTCCCCAGGGTTGCCCAGTTGCTGCACCGTAGCCCGAAAACGATCCAGCGTCACAAGGCGGCGATCAGCACCAAGCTGGGTGTGCATGGACAGGCCGAATTGGTCGCCATCATTACCGAAATGGGGCTGGAACTTGACGATGCAAATCGAAAACGGTTTCCTTGTCATCCGGATTCGTAACCGGACTGAATGACGCTGCGTGGCTTGTGCCGCTGCGGCGATCAAGTCGGGGCTTCCTCGGGCGGGGCCAATCATTTGCATGATTGGGAGCCATGGAAATGGCCGCGACTGCGGGCGCTATCGCTATTGCGGTGCCGTGGGACAATCGTGGAATGCGCAGAACAGCAGAATCGGTGGTGCTGAAAACCTGTTCAATGTCGCTGCGTTCGATTCTATTAGTCACGCAATGTTCCCTCTGATTATCGACCAATAGAAGTGACCTATGAGTTCGCAGAACCGAGACACGATACGCGACATGATGGACGACGAAGTCTATGCTTCGTCAGACCTTTCGTCGGCCATGCCCAAGGATCAGATGCCACAGCAGGAACGGTCGTCACGGCATGTCTATTCGGCGATCCATGACGAGTTGATGCTGGACGGTAATTCGCGACAGAATTTGGCGACTTTCTGCCAAACTTGGGCGGAACCAGAAGTGCACCAGTTGATGGACGAGTGCATGGACAAAAACATGGTCGACAAGGACGAGTATCCACAGACGGCCGAGATCGAACGCCGCTGTGTCCGCATGCTGGCCGCGCTGTGGAATTCGCCGGATGCGACCAACACCTCGGGCTGTTCAACGACCGGTTCTAGCGAAGCAGCGATGCTGGGCGGCATGGCGATGAAGAGGGCCTGGGAAGCCAATCGCAAAGCCGCCGGAAAGCCTTACGACAAGCCCAACCTGATCACAGGCCCGGTCCAAGTGTGTTGGCACAAGTTCGCTCGCTACTGGGATATCGAACTGCGAGAAATTCCCATGGAGGGCGATCGGATGATCATGTCGCCCGAGGAAGTGGTTCGCCGCTGCGATGAAAACACGATCGGCGTTGTGCCGACGCTTGGCGTGACGTTTACCTGCCAATACGAACCGGTCAAAGCGGTGGCAGATGCACTGGATCAATTGCAGCAAGAAACCGGACTCGACATTCGAATGCACGTCGACGGTGCCAGCGGCGGATTTCTGGCTCCGTTCTGCGCACCCGACTTGGAATGGGACTTTCGCATTCCCCGTGTAAAGTCCATCAACACGTCTGGTCACAAATTTGGCTTGGCTCCGCTGGGCGTCGGATGGGTGATCTGGCGAGACGCGAGCGACCTGCCCGAAGAAGAGATTTTCTGGGTGAACTACCTGGGCGGAAACATGAAAGACATTGCGCTGAATTTCTCTCGCCCCGGCGGTCCCGTCGTTTGCCAATACTACAACTTTCTGCGGCTTGGACGCGAAGGCTATCGACGGATTCACGCGGCGTGTTACGAGACGGCACAGTACCTAGCAGCCGAAATTGAAAAACTAGGGCCGTTCGAGATGATCTACAGCGGCGACATGGCCAGCGGCATTCCCGCGCTGTGCTGGAAGGTCAAACAGGGCGTGGATCCAGGGTTCACGCTGTACGATTTTGCAGACCGTCTGCGGGCTCGCGGTTGGCAGGTTCCTGCCTATTCGCTTCCCGCCGACCAACAGCAAATGGTCATCCAGCGGATCCTGGTTCGACATGGTGTCAGCCGAGATCTCGGGGAACTGTTGATGGAAGATATGAAGCGGGCGATCGATCACTTCGAAAAGCATCCGGTCCATACGCCGCTTTCGGAGTCCGAAGCGTCCGGTTTCCGTCACTAACGATTTGCCGGCGCTCGGCCCCGCAAATCGAATCAACCATTGTCAAGGAACGTGATGGATCAGCCATCCCAAGGTCATCTGGATTTGCGGAGTCAAGCGTTGTCGGCCGTTGGGCCATGGCCGTTCACAACACGCGTGGCGTTGGAGATTGGCGGAGTGATCCGTCAACGGACCTCTCGCAGTCATCGCAAACGAGTTTCCGAGGCTTGTTCGAGTCATTCGGCTAGCCCCGATTCATGGGCGCGAATCAGCCACCGATTGAACCTGTGGATTGGTTCGGTCTTTGCAATCGGTGCGTTGCTTTTTGCGGTCGCCAGCGGGTTGGCGTTGATGCCCGCGATCGCAGGGCACGTGTTCGACCAACCACGCATCAATGCAATCTACTTTGCGGGATCGATCCCGTTCACGATCGCGGCTTGGTTGCAGTTGTATCAGGCTGCGAACGCCGGTGAATTGGATTCTGGGACGGTCGATTCCGATCGTCGGTTTCTGTTCGGATGGTTCCCGCACCGGATTGGATGGACCAGCAGCGCGTTGCAGTTCATGGGCACTGTGTTGTTCAATCTGAACACTTTGGATGCGATGTTGCCGACGCTGAATTGGTTTCAACAGGACCTGTTGATTTGGTTGCCAGATTTTGCGGGATCGGTGTTGTTCCTGGTTTCGGGTTACCTAGCGTTCATCGAAACCTGTCATCGGTACTGGGCTTGGAAACCCCGAAGTCTTGCCTGGTGGATCGTGTTCATCAATCTGGCCGGGTGTGTCGGGTTCATGTCGTCGGCTGTGTTTGCATGGGTGTCCCCCGGCGCTGCGAACCCCGAATTTGCAACCTTTGCGACGATGTTGACTTTGCAGGGTGCGGTTTGCTTTCTGGTGGGGGCGTTGCTGATGTTGCCAGAGGCCGGGATCGGGTCTGCTTAGATCAGGTCTGCTTAGATCAGGTCTGCTTAGATCAGGTCTGCGGTGATCAGGTCTGCGGTGATCAGGTCTGCGGTGATCAGGGATGGGGTTGGCAGGCCTTTGTTTTCAGGTCTTCATTTACAGGCCAATGGTCACGTCGCGTTCCGAACGATTTCTAGATCTTCAATCGCCCTTGGTCGGCTTCTG
Protein-coding regions in this window:
- a CDS encoding Dabb family protein; protein product: MFYHSVHFWLRDGVGEAERQQVIEGVKSLGNSPNMESARVGVPAMTDRAVVDNSYSIQLIAVFADKAAHDRYQSTDDEVHQAFIANFKPYWTKVVIYDSLDA
- a CDS encoding sulfatase family protein → MHNRGLNLPIALLLIGLGVPSVMANEDRPNLVLIIADDMNWNDCGAYGHPAIRTPNIDRLATDGLQFEHAYLTTNSCSPSRSSILTGKYPHNTGAEQLHWPLPKDSETFSKRLQHSGYYTAAAGKWHLGDAVRDHFDRIYEADAAGFVLPSSKDGEPAKMVASQPSGCKDWERAIEERPRDQPFFLWLAALDPHREYTEGSLDPPHSRDDVIVPAHLPDTADVREDLRLYYDEIGRLDTYVGKVVAKLKQQNVDDETLILFISDNGRPFPRDKTTLYDGGIRTPWIVRWPAKVKAGGTTEALVSSVDIAATFLELAGANAMANEGQSFAKVLWNPEQPHRQFAFAEDHWHDYEDHARCITTQRFKLIRNDYVDLPPTPSADAGRGLSWQNMLQMQKAGTLSPEQQACFRSPRPQWELFDLERDPGELNNRINDPAYASVKQRLTQALAKWTDETNDYVPSRRTPDEFDRVTGEPDHSVRIRPRPSKKDMFGTNGKY
- a CDS encoding PAS and helix-turn-helix domain-containing protein, which produces MPSRDQSSDTPPSAEADLPPLDAASLWAAFSQTKGVGVSITDAQGRLLFVNDTAMVLFSKTAEIAYQGKCISDFHSPEYVAERLAMIGRVLHEGRPLSMQHIYHGKKICSTVWPIRDSQPPYDRVVVISRTDSGDGMMIPEVAEQVSTEFIDLGPLSVLTRREVEVAVLLGHGMSVPRVAQLLHRSPKTIQRHKAAISTKLGVHGQAELVAIITEMGLELDDANRKRFPCHPDS
- a CDS encoding glutamate decarboxylase, translating into MSSQNRDTIRDMMDDEVYASSDLSSAMPKDQMPQQERSSRHVYSAIHDELMLDGNSRQNLATFCQTWAEPEVHQLMDECMDKNMVDKDEYPQTAEIERRCVRMLAALWNSPDATNTSGCSTTGSSEAAMLGGMAMKRAWEANRKAAGKPYDKPNLITGPVQVCWHKFARYWDIELREIPMEGDRMIMSPEEVVRRCDENTIGVVPTLGVTFTCQYEPVKAVADALDQLQQETGLDIRMHVDGASGGFLAPFCAPDLEWDFRIPRVKSINTSGHKFGLAPLGVGWVIWRDASDLPEEEIFWVNYLGGNMKDIALNFSRPGGPVVCQYYNFLRLGREGYRRIHAACYETAQYLAAEIEKLGPFEMIYSGDMASGIPALCWKVKQGVDPGFTLYDFADRLRARGWQVPAYSLPADQQQMVIQRILVRHGVSRDLGELLMEDMKRAIDHFEKHPVHTPLSESEASGFRH